Within the Halobaculum limi genome, the region GAAAGTCATACCAGAGAGAGGACCGCGACGGCGGATAAGCGGCGCGGGTCGGTCGGACCACTTTACTCCGATCGGTCTGACGACAGATTGTGAGCGACTCGAAGTGGTGGTACGGCATCGCCATTCCCCCCGCATTGGAACTGCTTGGACACGGAGGGATCGCCGCCCTGCGAGCGTTCGGCGGCCTCACTCCCGGATCAGCGCCCGTCGCGCTCGGATTCGCGTTCACGGTGGTCATCGGACTACTGCTGATCCCCGTGTTCGCTGGGTCGCTGTTCTTCGACGCGCGTGCCGTTCGCGACGCCGGCGGTTCGTGGACGCCGAACCCGTGGGCGTGGGGTGTCGGCGGATTACTCCTGCCTGTACTCGGCCTCGCCACGGTGAGTGCGTCACTGATGGTTCCGATTGGGGTCGTCTACCTCTGGCGTCGCTTCGACCGCGACGCGACAGCACCAGCCCCCGATTCGCTCGACACAGTCGACGTGACCGACACCACAGACAACGGCATCGACCTCGGTGCGTCGGGACGCGGTGACGACACCGAAGCCGGTGAGGTCGACGCCGACACTGGGTACGACCGTCCGATCAGTCGCTGGTGGTACGGCGTCGCCGGAACCGTCTCCCTGTACGCAGTATTCGCTGTCGTCGCCGCCCTCGTCACCGGGCCCTTCAATCCGGTGGGTGTGACTCCTGGAAGCACATCGGCGGTCGTGAGTCTCGTGGGTGGCCTGTACCTTGTCGTCTCGATTCTGTTCTTGTTCGTCACCGCACCCATATTCGCCGTGTGCCTGTGGTTGGACGCGAAGCGTCTGCGCGAGGCGGACGTCTGGCAGCCGAACCGCCTCTTGGTCGGGGCACTCGCCGTCACCCACCTGAGTACGATGGTCGTCTCGCTCGCGATGCTCGTCACCGTTCCCGGTGCTATCGGGTACCTGTTGTTCCGATGGCGACGAGTCGGGCTGTTCGCATAACTCCGCAGCGACGCTCCCAAGTCCTCGCCGGTCGAGCCAGTCCTATGGACAAACAGCCCCTCCGCGAACGCATCTGGACCACGTTGGAGGATTCCGGCGAGGCCCGCTTCCCGTTCCCGCCGCACGGCCGCATCCCCAACTTCGCGGGCTCAGACGCCGCCTGCGACCGCCTGACGGCCACTGACGAGTGGACCGCGGCGGACGCCGTCAAGGCGAACCCCGACGCGCCACAGTTGCCCGTCCGTCGCGCCGCTCTCCGCGCGGGCAAGACCGTGTATATGGCCGTCCCAAGGCTCCGTGAAGAGCACCCATTCCTTCGCCTGTCGCCCGAGGAAGTGCCCGACATCGACGACGCGACGACCGTATCCGGTTCCTCGAAACACGGCGTCCCGGTCGGTCCCGAGGAGGTTCCCCACATCGACCTCGTCGTGTCGGGGAGCGTCGCCGTCACCGAAGCGGGCGGCCGCGTCGGGAAAGGCGAGGGGTTCGCGGACCTGGAGTTCGCGGTGCTGTCGGAACTGGGTGCCGTCGACACGGAGACGACGATTGCGACGACGGTCCACGAGATGCAGGTCGTCGACGACGACGAGGTGAAACTGGACGCCCACGACGTGCCGGTAGACCTGATCTGTACTCCCGAGCGAACGATCAGAACGGCCGAGTACCGCGACGGCGACGCGCCCGCCCGACCCGCGGGCGTCGACTGGAACGCCCTTCCAGACGAGAAACTGGCGTCGATTCCGGTGTTGCAGCGACTTCGACCCGAGTGACGGCGTGTAGTAGAAGAGGAGACCGGACCGCCCGCAGCGCCGATGTCCGTCGGCTATAACTGGCCGCTCCGTGAGGAACGGCCGTGCGACTCGTCCAGGTGATGGTGCCCGCGGGCAAGCGCGAAACGGTGCTGGCGACGCTCGACGAGGAGGGCATCGACTACGTCATGTCCGACGAGACGAGCGGCCGCGATTACACCGCCGTCGTCTCGTTCCCACTACCGACTGAGGCGGTCGAACCCATCCTCGAATCGCTCCGCGAGGCGGGGCTGGAACGCGACGCCTACACCGTCGTGCTGGACGCCGAAACCGTCGTCTCCAACCGCTACGAGGAGTTGGAGGAGCGGTACGTCGACGAGGACGAGGGGAACGGCGACCGCATCGCCCGCGAGGAGTTGGCTGCGCGAGCGACCGACATGGCCCCGCGACTCACCGCGTTCGCGACGCTGACCGTCATCAGCGCGGTCGTCGCCACCGCGGGTTTGTTGCTCGACTCGGCGGCCGTCGTCGTCGGGTCGATGGTCATCGCGCCGCTCATCGGCCCAGCGATGGCCGCCAGCGTCGGCACCGTCCTCGATGACGACGAGTTGTTCCGCCGTGGCGTCCGCTTGCAGGTACTCGGCGGCTTCCTTGCCGTGGGGAGCGCCACCGCCTTCGCCGCCATCCTCCGGTACGGGATGATCGTTCCGTTCTCTGCGACCGAGGTGTTCGCCGTGCCCGAGGTGCGCGAACGCCTCGCGCCGGACGTGCTCTCGTTACCCATCGCGCTGGGGGCGGGCGTCGCGGGCGCGCTCTCGCTGTCGTCGGGCGTCTCCTCGGCGCTCGTCGGCGTCATGATCGCGGCGGCGCTCGTTCCACCGACGGCCGTCGTCGGCATCGGCATCGCGTGGGGAGCGCCGGCGGCGGTGTCGGGCGCGGCGTTGCTCGTCCTCGTCAACTTCATCTCGATCAACTTCGCCGCGCTGGGCACGCTGTGGTACAAAGGCTACCGCCCGGAGCAGTTCTGGCAACTCGACGAGGCGCGAGCGACGACGCTCAAGCGAGTGGGCATCCTCGGCGTCGGCATCCTCCTCGCGACGGGCGTCCTTGCGGGCGTGACGGTCGCCTCCTTCGAGAGCGCGCAGTTCGAGACCGCCGCCCACGCCGAGGCGGAAGCGCTCCTCGACGGCGACGGCCGAGTGCTCGACGTGGAGGTGACGTACGGCGGCTTCCCGTTCCGCCAGCCGACCGCGGTGACAGTGACTGTCGGCCACCCGCCAGGTGAGACACCGCCCCGGATCGCCGACCGGCTTAGCGACAGTCTCGCTGACGACGCCAGCGCGCCCTTTGGCATCGGGGACGCCGCGACCGTCGAGGTGTCCGTCCGCTACCTCGTCGTCGAAGAAGGGCGCGTCGACGGCAACGGCGGCAACGACGGCACATAACACAAATCGGCGTTTGTGTGTAAGCCAGCTTAATGCGCTGAGCGAGCGAGTTGCAAGTATGGATCGAACGAAAACCCTCCCTGCGGTCGTCGTCGCCGCGATGCTCGTCCTCGCTGGCTGTGCCGGCTTCGCTGGCAACGCACCGGCGGCCACGACGACACAGACGAACGGGAACACGAACGGAACCGATGCGAGCGTGAACACGGTCACTGCCGGTGGCAGCGCAACAATCAGCGCTAGTCCCGACCGCGCGGTCGTCGGTGTCGCCGTCGAAGTGACCGCCGAGACAGCGACCGAGGCGCGGTCACAAGTCGCCGAGCAAGTGAACGGCCTCCGGGACGCCCTCACCGAGGCGGGCTACGAGGTACAGACGGTCGCGTTCCGCCTGTCTCCCGAGTACGACTACAGCGGTGAGGAGCGCCAACTCGTCGGCTACCGTGCGTACCACGCCCTCCAGTTCGAGACGACGCCCGACGACGCCGGCAGCGCCGTCGACCTCGCCGTCGACAACGGCGCGACCAGCGTCGACCGCGTTCAGTTCACCCTGAGCGACGAGAAGCGCGCGGAACTGCGCAGCGAGGCGCTCGCCGCTGCCGTCAACGACGCTCGCACGACGGCCGAGACGGTCGCCGGCGCGGCCGACCGCTCGGTCGGCACCGAACTGTCGATGCAGGTCGGCTCCGCGGGATACCAGCCGTACGACGGCCGTGTCGCCTACGAGACCGCCGCCGACGCGGGGGGAAGCACTTCCTTCGAACCCGGACCCGTGACCGTCACCGCGTCGGTGACGGTGACGTACGAACTGGAGTAAGCGCCTCGCGTATCCCGTTTTTCAACCGCCCGAAACTCACGAGCGGAAGTCCCAAGTCCCCGATCACCGACAGATCGACGATGAGCGACTCCTCCCCGCGACTCGTCACCGGCGCGATGCTCGGTCTGTTCCTCGCGTTCGGCGTCGACACGGTCGTCATCGTCGCAGCGCTGTGGTACGTCGGCCGCGTCTCCGCGAACGTCGCGGGCGGCGTCTCGGTCGCCGTGCTTGCCGTCTTCGGTGCGTGGGTCGTCGGCCGGTGGCTCCGACTTCGTGGCGTCGGTTCCGGCGACGACGCTGACGATGGAGACACCGAGGATGACCCCGTCGAGCGACTCAAGCGCCGCTACGCGGACGGTGAGATCGGAGACGAGGAGTTCGAAGCGCGACTCGACCGACTGCTCGACGCGGACGAACGGAGCGCAGAACGCGACGGCGACGGCGAACACACCCGCCTTCGAGAGTCAAACTGAGCGGCCGCGTCAGTTCTCGCCGCGCGTCGGCAGGTCCGGTTCGAAGCCGACAGCGTCGACGGCCATCTGTAACACCTCGTCGACGTTCTCGTTCTCGGTGATGCTCATGTACGCGTCCGCCTCGACGTCGGTCGAGCGGTCGCTCTTGTTACAGACGACGAGGACGGGCGCATCGAACCGCTCGCGGACCTCCGCGAGCAACTCCAACTGCGCCTCCAGTGGGTAGCCACAGTCGCCGGAGGCGTCGACGACGAACAGGACGGCGTCCGCGAGGTGCGTCAGCGCGGAGACGGCCTGCCGTTCGATGCCGTTGCGGTCCTCTTCCGGGCGGTCGAGGAGGCCGGGCGTGTCGATGATCTGGTAGCGGATGCGGTCACGCTCGAAGTGGCCGATCTGGACCGCCTTCGTCGTGAACGGGTACGACGCAATCTCGTTGGAGGCGCGGGTGACGTGGTTGACGAACGACGACTTGCCGACGTTGGGGTAGCCCGCGACGACGAGGGCGGGTTCGTCCGGGCGGATGTCGGGCAGCGTCTTCAGGGCGTCACGCGCCTCGCCGACGGTCAGCAGGTCGTCTTCGATCTCGTCGAGGATGTCGGCCATCCGGGCGAACGCCTGCTTGCGGTGCTTGCGCGCGGTCTCGACGCCGGAGCGGCGCATCTTCGCCTGGTACTCCGAGCGGAGTTCGTCGATCTGACGGGAGGCCCAGTTCACCTCCGAGAGCGCCTGTCGCAACTCGTCG harbors:
- a CDS encoding 5-formyltetrahydrofolate cyclo-ligase, which codes for MDKQPLRERIWTTLEDSGEARFPFPPHGRIPNFAGSDAACDRLTATDEWTAADAVKANPDAPQLPVRRAALRAGKTVYMAVPRLREEHPFLRLSPEEVPDIDDATTVSGSSKHGVPVGPEEVPHIDLVVSGSVAVTEAGGRVGKGEGFADLEFAVLSELGAVDTETTIATTVHEMQVVDDDEVKLDAHDVPVDLICTPERTIRTAEYRDGDAPARPAGVDWNALPDEKLASIPVLQRLRPE
- a CDS encoding SIMPL domain-containing protein: MDRTKTLPAVVVAAMLVLAGCAGFAGNAPAATTTQTNGNTNGTDASVNTVTAGGSATISASPDRAVVGVAVEVTAETATEARSQVAEQVNGLRDALTEAGYEVQTVAFRLSPEYDYSGEERQLVGYRAYHALQFETTPDDAGSAVDLAVDNGATSVDRVQFTLSDEKRAELRSEALAAAVNDARTTAETVAGAADRSVGTELSMQVGSAGYQPYDGRVAYETAADAGGSTSFEPGPVTVTASVTVTYELE
- a CDS encoding NOG1 family protein — translated: MTFEDLPTTPRAEELLDKAFSRASRTGRAKDGWDAQESMLITAANILSDNLANVSTSWPDFEFEVEPFYYELADAVVDVDELRQALSEVNWASRQIDELRSEYQAKMRRSGVETARKHRKQAFARMADILDEIEDDLLTVGEARDALKTLPDIRPDEPALVVAGYPNVGKSSFVNHVTRASNEIASYPFTTKAVQIGHFERDRIRYQIIDTPGLLDRPEEDRNGIERQAVSALTHLADAVLFVVDASGDCGYPLEAQLELLAEVRERFDAPVLVVCNKSDRSTDVEADAYMSITENENVDEVLQMAVDAVGFEPDLPTRGEN
- a CDS encoding TIGR00341 family protein, which produces MRLVQVMVPAGKRETVLATLDEEGIDYVMSDETSGRDYTAVVSFPLPTEAVEPILESLREAGLERDAYTVVLDAETVVSNRYEELEERYVDEDEGNGDRIAREELAARATDMAPRLTAFATLTVISAVVATAGLLLDSAAVVVGSMVIAPLIGPAMAASVGTVLDDDELFRRGVRLQVLGGFLAVGSATAFAAILRYGMIVPFSATEVFAVPEVRERLAPDVLSLPIALGAGVAGALSLSSGVSSALVGVMIAAALVPPTAVVGIGIAWGAPAAVSGAALLVLVNFISINFAALGTLWYKGYRPEQFWQLDEARATTLKRVGILGVGILLATGVLAGVTVASFESAQFETAAHAEAEALLDGDGRVLDVEVTYGGFPFRQPTAVTVTVGHPPGETPPRIADRLSDSLADDASAPFGIGDAATVEVSVRYLVVEEGRVDGNGGNDGT
- a CDS encoding SHOCT domain-containing protein — protein: MSDSSPRLVTGAMLGLFLAFGVDTVVIVAALWYVGRVSANVAGGVSVAVLAVFGAWVVGRWLRLRGVGSGDDADDGDTEDDPVERLKRRYADGEIGDEEFEARLDRLLDADERSAERDGDGEHTRLRESN